The Flavobacterium johnsoniae genomic sequence AGATACAGCAAAGATCAGACAGAAAGGTTAAGGTTGAAGTTCCGTTATTCAACAACTACATATTCGTGCAACTGCAAGAAAAAGACAGAAATTTAATATTTGATTCTCCTGGCGTGGTAAGATATTTATTTTGGTTAGGAAAACACGCAATCGTAAAAGATCATGAAATTGCGACTATTAAAGAGTGGCTTGATAGTGGAGATACTTCTCAAGAAATATCTGTTATGCAATATCAAATTGGTGATAAGGTACACTTAAATTCTGGACCTTTTTGTGATCAAAATGCTGTCGTAAAAGATATTACGAAAACACACTATGTATTGATTTTAGAATCTCTAGGTTATGTTTTAAAATTAAAAAACATAAATAATAAATCAGAAAAGAAAGAGCTGATTTAAAAGAATCATAAATCTTTTTCATTCTTTTTTTTATAAAAAAATAGAATGATTATATCTAAAATTTTAATTTTCTAATTGAAAAATTTGACTTTTTTTGATGCCAAGAATCTTAACTAATCGATCTAGTTTTGACAACTTAAGGTCGACCATTCCGTTTTCGATTTTCTCGTATGTTTTTACACTCATTTCCATTTGAATAGCTACATATTCAGGAGTATGATTATTCTGCAACCGATACTCTTTAATCTTTAAGTAGTAATTTTCCATGATTTTATTTTTTTTTATTTTAACCTATTAGCTTTATAACTTTAATAATTAATAAATTACCCAAGAAATATCATCTAGTTTCACTAAAAAAAATGGAAACATCGAATTTAAATATGAACTCAATTGAGACCTCTAAAACTTTTGAAATTTCTATCAATTTAGAAACTGTTAAATCAACATCACCTCTTTCGATTTTCCCGTAACCGCTGGTGCTCATTTTTAATTCCGCAGCTACGTACTCTCGGGTGAAGTTTTTTAATTCTCTTATTTTTCTAATATTTTCGTATACACTATATTTCATAAAAAATAAAAAAGTATAAATAATTCATATTTTAAAGCTACTGTCATCATAAAATAAAACTCTAAAAGGTTTCAAATTACATTCGCCTTATTATTTGTAAATAAATCACCTTTTAACAGTAACTATTCAATTATTAACAACGTTTAAAGCTAAATGACAGTTTTTCTTTATCATTCATTTTAATTTTCGATCAAAAATATAGAATGTTTTGACCATATAATAATAAATCTGTTCAACGGATTTTAAAATCCGATAAAATACACCATGTTGAGTTTTACGGCTTCTAGATTAGGTCAAAAATGACCGAAAAATATATTTTATAAGATAACAACCACGTAGTTTTACCTATGCAAAAGCCCTAAATCACTGGATTTTCGCACGAAAAATATTAGAAAATGAAATAGGAATTAAATTATCTCAGAATGACGATCTAACAATTTAAAATAAAACTGCATTTAAGAAAAACGATGTATTTGAAGATAAAGTCATTTAATGCATTTTACAGATCAATTTAATAAAGCAGAAAATCATTAAATACATCTAGTTTTATCTCGACCATTTAGAGCGTAAATAAATCTTCTAAAGGAAAAATTAATCTCTACTGAAGCAAAAAAGGTTCAATTTAAGCTATCTTAAATTGAACCTTTATTCTTTATATTATATTAACGTCTTTAGTTTATCAAAATCTTCTAACTTAATTTTGCTAAAAAAAACAATGCTAACAATACTTTATTTATTGTGTAACCAAAAATTGAGGATATGAATCTGATGATGAATTAATTATTACTGTTGGAACACCTGATTTTACATTAACTAGCAATTTGCTTAATGTTGGATTCGATAAAAATGTGCTATTCACATATACAGCAGATTCTAATCCGTATCCTTTATTTGCAGGAATATTAGTTACCACATTTCCTGTAATTGTTGAATTTACAATATGATTATTTAAGGTGTTATATACAACCGGAGAAAACATTGGAGAATTGTCTAAAAATTGGCATCCCTCAATATTGGTACTAATTGAATTAAATGTTGAACCCGTAATTCTATTATTATATATTTTAGAATTATAAATACAGAAAACATTACTTGTTATAATATTTGTACCTGTAAAATTTGTAAAATCACAATTTGCTGCTAAAGGAGCATTTTGCGCATTTAAAGCAAGCGCTATTTTACCGCCATCAAACTTGCAGTCTACCCATGCATCTAAATTATCTGCTCTTGTTGCTAGCATAGAAACCGATGTACCGCAATTTATAAATTGATTTTTATAGAACATTGTTTTGTCAACAAAGCTAGAAGTATCAATATCGTTGGCATAAGGAGTACGAGGATTTTGAAAGAATCCAATATTACAATTCACAAATCCTAGATTATCAAGGAAGTTATTGTCAAATCCTTTAATTTCCTTTAATTGTATACCATAATTTTGATCTCTAAAAACTACAAATTTCATGCTTTCATAAGACATATGCTGAGATCCGTAATCTTGCGACGCATATACTCCAACACTCCCGCCTTGAAGCGTCAAGTAACTTAAAATAAAGTTAGCATCTTGTCCGCCTGTAAGAGAGATTAAAGGAAAATCATCTGTTAAGCCCACGATAACTGTTTTACCTGTACCTTGACCTACAATACCATGATTAGAATCTACAGGAAGTTTTAAAGTAGAACCGATATAAAAGATTCCTTCAGGCAAGTCAGCCACTCCTTTAGTATTGATTAAATTTTGAAGATAACTTGTCTGATCAGGTTTACCTATCCTATTTGTTTTCCAATTCGCTCCCAGAGGATCTGGCAAAGTTTCCCATGATGGTCTAGCCCACGGAGTATATTTAGTTCCTAAAATAGAACTACTAAGATTTGCCAATATTGTAGAGTTAGATATTGCCGCTACCTGTTCAACACCATTATACTTTACTGTATTGCTTCCGTTTAGGTTTCCTTGCAAATCAAATCCTGTTACAGTTCCTGATTTTCTCACATAAGTTCCTGCTCCATTAACTACAAACATATTGGCTCTCGTAGACAAAACATCTGTTGGAAAATTCATCGCCTTATCTAAAAAGAAAACATTCGCAGCATCAATATCAAAAGATGGTGTTTTAACGGCAGAATAACTATTAGCACCATTAAAAGCTGTTATTTTTACGTTTCCTACATTATTAGCACTAATCATTGCTTTTGTTCCTTCTCCAGCAAGATTCCATCCTTCAGCATCTAAACCTACAAAAGTAAGCGAACGTAAACCATCAATATCAGTAGTATTTCCATGAGGAGTAAGGAAATTTGTATGCAAACTTACATTACCATAACTCGGTGTACTGCTATTTCCTTTCAGAACCAACATATTAGAACCACCTTGTGATTGGTGTTTGATAATTTTAGTATTCCTAATATAACCAGACTGACTGCAATCAATTCTAATAGGTCCGCTCATATTAATAAATGTATTGTTCTCCAGCATTACATTTGTACCTACTAAAGTTGCCCATTTAATTGATTTAAAAGTAATATTAGAAATTAATCCGCCAGATTGCAATGTAATTGTTTGATCTACAGGCGCAACAGATTCTAAAACTATGCCTGTACTACCTGCAGCAATTGTAACGGCAGAAATTCTGCTTTGTGTTGGATGCCCATATAATCTCTGATTACTTTTCATGACAATATTAACACCAGAATAATCACCTTTTTCTAATCTTACAGCACCATATTTATCCAATGCTTGCTGAATAGTTGCTTTTTGCGTTAAAGGCAACAAATAAGCACTAAAATAAGCTGTTTCTTCAACTTGATTGTTTACAACTGGTGTTTCAGGAGTTGTTTTAACCGGAGCCTCATCTATTGCATAATGATAATTCTGAGAAAAACCAACCGTTGAAAGAAGTAAAAAATAAATTAAATGTTTCATTGTCCTGATATAATATAGGAGTTTGTTCCCGTTTTTCTAAGAAATCCAAATCTCACGTTTCCAGCTGTACTTGTAAATTTAGCGCTTCCTGATGCAGTGTAATTTAGTGTAACTCCAGAAGCTGCCTGTACCGTCAACACTGCACCATTGTGAGCTTCTAAGTTAATGGTTTCACCAACTGCCATGCTTCCAAAATCTGCTGTTAAAGTCAAAGTTGATGCTGTTGTACACTCTATTGTATTATTTACATCACCAGCAGCAATATTTCTTGAAGAAGTAAATGCCACGATAGCAGATCTAAACGGAGTGCTTGAAGTTCCTCCCGCAGTTTTAGCATACAAAGCATACGGAACACTTAAAAGTTGTGTAACTCCAGTAATATTAAAATTACTTCCTCCTTTTACATCCACTTGTGTTTCTATATAATAAGGACCTTTATCCCAAGCTATTTTACTAAAATCACCTGTTACAATAGTTCCAGTTCCTATTTCTAAAGAAACCAAACCATTCGCGTTTGTAGTTGGAGAATGTGTTTCCTGATAAACAACGGTTCCCGTTGCGGTGCTTTGATGCACAATCACTTTTAGGCTTATCTTCGAATTAACAACCAAGCTATTATCTTGTGCACGAATGATTGCCTGATAACTCATTTTTTCAGGTGATTGTGCAAATACCTTAAGCGATACAGTTATAAATAATAATATGAGGGTATGTGCCAGTTTCATTAGATCTTCCGTTTTAATTTTTAATTATTTTAAATGATTTCAAAATCTTATTATCCACATATACTACAAGTATATATATAGATGGGCTAAGATTATTTAAACTGACTTGGGTATCAGCTTGATTGATTGTATTTTGTTTTAAAAGCCTTGCTTGGATATCGTAAAGTCTGTACGATCGCTGTCCACCTTCCAATTCTATTCCATTCATACTTATATTAACAAAGTCTGCGGTCGGATTTGGGTAAACAAACATTTCAGCTTTAGCAGGTTCTTCTACATCTGGGGTGTCTAATGTTTCGTCTTTAACTTGCTGTTGAATTCCTTGAGCTACATTGTAAACGGCATCCACTCCCATATAAGTGTAAAATACTTGCCCGATTGAATAAGCTACTGTTCCAGAAGTTCCCGTTGCATTGTTTCCAGACGTAATTATAGTTTCCATTAAATTATCATTACTTTGACTAATTCCTACAAAAGGAACGAAAAACATCATTATAATGATTAGGTTTATATGTCTCAAGCGCGGATACTTCACAGTTTATTATTCTTAGATTATTTTATAGTGCAAAAATATTTAATTTCAAAAAATAATCGATATAATAAAACTTATTTCCGATAATCTGCATATAATGTAGTATTTTAGTGACTATTTACTTACATTGAAAAAGTTAAAAAAACGCTTAAAATTTTTGATTCGCCATTTTGAAAATCACAATCCGATTCAGATAAATTGTAACACTAAATATTCTTTGGCTTTTAATCTTTAGTAGGAAGATTTACAAAATAACGACGATTTATTTGTTTAATTATACACATCCATGCTTTTTATTTAATTTTTAATACAGGTACTTATATTATCTGAATTTGATAATATTTAACCATTAAAATCATAAATAATTCACTCAAACACTTTCTATCTA encodes the following:
- a CDS encoding T9SS type A sorting domain-containing protein, with translation MKYPRLRHINLIIIMMFFVPFVGISQSNDNLMETIITSGNNATGTSGTVAYSIGQVFYTYMGVDAVYNVAQGIQQQVKDETLDTPDVEEPAKAEMFVYPNPTADFVNISMNGIELEGGQRSYRLYDIQARLLKQNTINQADTQVSLNNLSPSIYILVVYVDNKILKSFKIIKN
- a CDS encoding helix-turn-helix transcriptional regulator — encoded protein: MKYSVYENIRKIRELKNFTREYVAAELKMSTSGYGKIERGDVDLTVSKLIEISKVLEVSIEFIFKFDVSIFFSETR
- a CDS encoding helix-turn-helix domain-containing protein — protein: MENYYLKIKEYRLQNNHTPEYVAIQMEMSVKTYEKIENGMVDLKLSKLDRLVKILGIKKSQIFQLEN
- a CDS encoding UpxY family transcription antiterminator; this encodes MKWYVVYTKPKWEKRAAEQLTKFNINCYCPVIKKIQQRSDRKVKVEVPLFNNYIFVQLQEKDRNLIFDSPGVVRYLFWLGKHAIVKDHEIATIKEWLDSGDTSQEISVMQYQIGDKVHLNSGPFCDQNAVVKDITKTHYVLILESLGYVLKLKNINNKSEKKELI